A single genomic interval of Nonomuraea rubra harbors:
- a CDS encoding amidohydrolase family protein, whose protein sequence is MTMEFDLVPAGLARAIEELPLVDHHTHGAVPHDLSRVAFEGMLSESDRPVPDWASPFDSQLGLAVLRHCAPVLGLEPFCTPEEYLARRARLGADEVNRLLLGAAGLGHLLVETGYRGEELLGPSGMAEACGAPADEVVRLESVAEQVAASGCGAGAFAGRFAEALEERTRTARGLKSVAAYRCGLDFDPAPPSRAEVAEAAGRWLAGGGGRLADPVLVRHLIWAGLERGLPLQFHTGFGDPDLDLRRADPLLLRGLIELAEPTGVPLLLLHCYPYQRHAGFLAQAYPNVFFDVGLGVNYTGARGAAVVAESLEVAPFAKLLYSSDAWGPAELHHLGSVLWRRAMARVLGGFVADGEWSSAQAVRVATMVGVENARRVYGLA, encoded by the coding sequence ATGACCATGGAGTTCGATCTCGTGCCCGCCGGGCTGGCCCGTGCCATCGAGGAGCTGCCACTGGTGGACCACCACACGCACGGGGCCGTGCCGCACGACCTGTCGCGCGTGGCGTTCGAGGGGATGCTCAGCGAGTCCGACCGGCCCGTGCCCGACTGGGCGAGCCCGTTCGACTCCCAGCTCGGCCTCGCCGTCCTGCGCCACTGCGCGCCCGTGCTCGGCCTCGAACCCTTCTGCACGCCCGAGGAGTACCTCGCCAGGCGGGCCAGGCTCGGCGCCGACGAGGTCAACCGGCTGCTGCTCGGTGCCGCCGGGCTCGGGCATCTGCTGGTCGAGACGGGCTACCGGGGCGAGGAGCTGCTCGGGCCCTCGGGCATGGCGGAGGCGTGCGGGGCGCCCGCCGACGAGGTGGTGCGCCTGGAGAGCGTGGCCGAGCAGGTGGCCGCCTCCGGGTGCGGGGCCGGCGCGTTCGCCGGGCGGTTCGCCGAGGCGCTGGAGGAGCGTACGCGGACGGCGCGCGGGCTCAAGAGCGTGGCCGCCTACCGGTGCGGGCTCGACTTCGACCCCGCGCCGCCGTCGCGGGCGGAGGTCGCCGAGGCCGCCGGGCGGTGGCTGGCCGGCGGGGGCGGGCGGCTGGCGGATCCCGTACTGGTGCGGCATCTCATCTGGGCGGGGCTGGAGCGGGGGCTGCCCCTGCAGTTCCACACCGGCTTCGGGGACCCGGACCTGGACCTGCGGCGGGCCGACCCGCTGCTGCTGCGCGGGCTGATCGAGCTGGCCGAGCCGACCGGGGTGCCGCTGCTGTTGCTGCACTGCTACCCGTACCAGCGGCACGCGGGGTTCCTGGCGCAGGCGTACCCGAACGTCTTCTTCGACGTGGGGCTCGGCGTCAACTACACGGGGGCGCGCGGCGCGGCGGTGGTGGCCGAGAGCCTGGAGGTGGCGCCGTTCGCGAAGCTGCTCTACTCCTCCGACGCGTGGGGGCCGGCCGAGCTGCACCACCTGGGGTCGGTGTTGTGGCGGCGGGCGATGGCGCGGGTGCTGGGCGGGTTCGTGGCGGACGGCGAGTGGTCGTCGGCTCAGGCGGTGCGGGTGGCCACCATGGTGGGGGTGGAGAACGCGCGGCGCGTTTACGGGCTGGCCTGA
- a CDS encoding cytochrome P450 has product MDREALYRDPYPVYARARAAPGLTFVEELDAWLVARHADVREVLSRPGDFSSRGALRPDVLPGPRAFAELAGAPGGAPVVLSADGEAHARYRRPLTRGLSPARVAAALPFVRSTAAGLIASFAKAGQVKWMSAYARPLPATVIGHLLGLDPADVPAAVRAGHRAEDLLFTPMPEDDQVAAAREVAALRHLLDAHARAPGTAETLTGELTRALDDRDEIVSNIENLMLAGHLTTTALLGSTVHHLLRDRRQWELLCARPELVPAAIEEAARYEAPVQGFRRTVTRPLTLSGTKLAEGDTVFVSFGSAGRDATVSDRPDTFDLAREPVRHLSFGHGVHGCPGSLLAREQLTITLELLVRELPGLHLAGEDVTMAATLIHRAPERLHLTW; this is encoded by the coding sequence GTGGATCGAGAGGCGCTCTACCGCGACCCGTATCCCGTCTACGCCAGGGCCCGTGCCGCCCCCGGCCTGACGTTCGTCGAGGAGCTGGACGCCTGGCTGGTGGCCCGCCACGCCGACGTGCGCGAGGTGCTGAGCAGGCCGGGCGACTTCTCCTCCCGGGGCGCGCTCCGCCCCGACGTGCTGCCGGGCCCGCGCGCGTTCGCCGAGCTGGCGGGCGCGCCCGGCGGCGCCCCGGTGGTGCTGAGCGCGGACGGTGAGGCCCACGCCCGCTACCGCAGGCCGCTGACCAGGGGCCTGTCACCCGCCAGGGTGGCGGCCGCGCTCCCCTTCGTACGGTCCACGGCGGCCGGCCTGATCGCCTCGTTCGCGAAGGCGGGCCAGGTGAAGTGGATGTCCGCCTACGCCAGGCCGCTGCCCGCCACCGTCATCGGCCACCTGCTGGGCCTGGACCCGGCCGACGTGCCCGCCGCCGTCCGGGCCGGCCACCGCGCCGAGGACCTGCTGTTCACCCCGATGCCCGAGGACGACCAGGTCGCCGCCGCCCGCGAGGTGGCCGCCCTGCGACACCTGCTGGACGCCCACGCCCGCGCCCCGGGCACGGCCGAGACCCTCACCGGCGAGCTGACCCGCGCCCTGGACGACCGCGACGAGATCGTCTCCAACATCGAGAACCTCATGCTGGCCGGCCACCTCACCACGACGGCGCTGCTCGGCAGCACCGTGCACCACCTGCTGCGCGACCGCCGCCAGTGGGAGCTGCTGTGCGCCCGGCCCGAGCTCGTGCCCGCCGCGATCGAGGAGGCCGCCAGGTACGAGGCGCCGGTGCAGGGCTTCCGCCGCACCGTCACCCGGCCGCTGACGTTGTCGGGCACGAAGCTGGCCGAGGGCGACACCGTCTTCGTGTCGTTCGGCTCGGCGGGGCGGGACGCGACGGTGTCCGACCGGCCGGACACGTTCGACCTGGCCCGGGAGCCGGTGCGGCACCTGTCGTTCGGGCACGGGGTGCACGGCTGCCCGGGCTCGCTGCTGGCCCGCGAGCAGCTTACGATCACCCTGGAGCTGCTCGTCCGCGAGCTGCCCGGCCTACACCTCGCCGGCGAGGACGTCACCATGGCGGCCACGCTCATCCACCGCGCGCCCGAGCGGCTTCACCTCACCTGGTAG
- a CDS encoding sugar ABC transporter permease, which translates to MVSTRTRGRGERGPLASIGLHAGLLLAVAVSLFPVVWLVLTSLKPRDSWLSTELQFFNDSSLDNYTRVLTETEFPRWLLNSVLTAGLTMVLGVFLAATTGYAVSRFRFPGHRSVMWLLLVTQMFPVAILIVPLYNLMAGLGLLNQIPGLVIAYMTIAVPFCAWMMKSYFDTVPIEIDQAGMVDGLTPFGTFWRVVLPLSRPGIAVTAFYCFMTAWGEVGYATVFMSQEDKRTLGVGLQQFIGQHWSDWGLMTASAVLIAIPAGVVFLLVQRHLITGLTAGATKA; encoded by the coding sequence ATGGTGAGCACCCGTACGCGCGGGCGGGGCGAGCGCGGCCCGCTGGCCTCGATCGGCCTGCACGCCGGGCTGCTGCTGGCCGTCGCCGTCTCCCTGTTCCCCGTCGTCTGGCTGGTGCTGACCTCGCTCAAGCCGCGCGACAGCTGGCTGTCGACGGAGCTGCAGTTCTTCAACGACTCCTCGCTGGACAACTACACGCGCGTGCTGACGGAGACCGAGTTCCCGCGGTGGCTGCTCAACAGCGTGCTGACGGCCGGGCTGACCATGGTGCTGGGCGTGTTCCTGGCGGCCACCACCGGGTACGCGGTCAGCCGGTTCCGCTTCCCCGGGCACCGGTCGGTGATGTGGCTGCTGCTGGTCACCCAGATGTTCCCGGTGGCCATCCTCATCGTGCCGCTGTACAACCTGATGGCCGGGCTCGGGCTGCTGAACCAGATCCCCGGCCTGGTGATCGCGTACATGACGATCGCGGTGCCGTTCTGCGCCTGGATGATGAAGAGCTACTTCGACACCGTGCCGATCGAGATCGACCAGGCGGGGATGGTCGACGGGCTGACGCCGTTCGGCACGTTCTGGCGGGTGGTGCTGCCGCTGTCGCGGCCCGGCATCGCGGTGACCGCGTTCTACTGCTTCATGACCGCCTGGGGCGAGGTCGGATACGCCACGGTGTTCATGTCGCAGGAGGACAAGCGCACGCTGGGCGTGGGGCTGCAGCAGTTCATCGGCCAGCACTGGTCCGACTGGGGGTTGATGACGGCCTCGGCGGTGCTCATCGCCATCCCGGCGGGCGTGGTGTTCCTGCTGGTCCAGCGGCATCTGATCACCGGGCTCACGGCCGGCGCCACGAAGGCGTGA
- a CDS encoding M20 metallopeptidase family protein translates to MAGTFVGGRKVAVEVALRAALHRELPAAVALRRELHAVPCVSGEEEPTLRRVLAALPGSVVEYVAGTGAVVRAGGPGPAVGVRGELDALPIAERTGVPWAAVNGAMHACGHDVHLAAVVALARAVADVVSGDVPGTGPGTVAGDAGEAVAEPVEAAEAAEAGSGVVPLLAVLQPREETFPSGALDVVTSGVLGRHDVRAMIGAHVQPVLPEGTIACTPGPVNAASDEFRVTVKGGEGHAAYPHLTRDPVLAMAQVIVAAQQLVSRVADPMAPTVVTFGTVNAGTAPNAVPGEATARGTLRTMSQEWRRRLHRRFTQVAEDTARAYGCNAVVEIIPGEPVLINDPSLAARTGERLREHGWTVNDELRSCGADDFARYGDVAASLMMFVGVDTESGLHSPAFLPGDAAVGAVAEALLAGYLAASSGTAAIRPCRHRAPGG, encoded by the coding sequence ATGGCGGGGACGTTCGTCGGCGGCCGGAAGGTGGCCGTGGAGGTGGCGTTGCGGGCGGCGCTGCACCGCGAGCTGCCCGCCGCCGTGGCGCTGCGGCGGGAGCTGCACGCCGTGCCGTGCGTGTCGGGGGAGGAGGAGCCGACGCTGCGGCGGGTGCTCGCGGCGCTGCCCGGCTCGGTGGTCGAGTACGTGGCGGGGACGGGTGCGGTGGTGCGGGCCGGCGGGCCGGGGCCGGCGGTGGGGGTGCGGGGGGAACTGGACGCGCTGCCGATCGCCGAGCGCACCGGCGTGCCCTGGGCCGCCGTCAACGGCGCCATGCACGCCTGCGGCCACGACGTGCACCTGGCCGCCGTGGTCGCGCTCGCCCGCGCCGTCGCGGACGTCGTCTCGGGGGACGTTCCCGGCACCGGTCCCGGGACGGTCGCCGGAGACGCCGGAGAGGCCGTGGCCGAGCCGGTGGAGGCGGCGGAGGCGGCGGAGGCAGGGAGCGGCGTCGTGCCGCTGCTCGCGGTGCTGCAGCCGCGCGAGGAGACCTTCCCCTCCGGGGCGCTCGACGTCGTCACCTCCGGCGTGCTCGGCAGGCACGACGTCCGCGCCATGATCGGCGCCCACGTGCAGCCCGTCCTGCCGGAAGGCACGATCGCCTGCACCCCGGGCCCGGTGAACGCCGCCTCCGACGAGTTCAGGGTGACCGTCAAGGGAGGCGAGGGGCACGCCGCGTACCCGCATCTCACCCGCGACCCCGTGCTCGCCATGGCGCAGGTGATCGTGGCGGCGCAGCAGCTCGTCAGCCGGGTCGCGGACCCGATGGCACCGACGGTGGTGACGTTCGGCACGGTCAACGCCGGCACCGCGCCCAACGCCGTGCCCGGGGAGGCGACGGCGCGGGGCACGCTCAGGACCATGTCGCAGGAGTGGCGCCGGCGGCTGCACCGCAGGTTCACGCAGGTCGCCGAGGACACGGCCAGGGCGTACGGGTGCAACGCCGTCGTCGAGATCATTCCCGGCGAGCCGGTCCTGATCAACGACCCGTCGCTGGCCGCCAGGACGGGGGAGCGGCTGCGGGAGCACGGGTGGACGGTGAACGACGAGCTGCGCTCGTGCGGGGCCGACGACTTCGCCCGCTACGGCGACGTGGCGGCGTCGCTGATGATGTTCGTGGGCGTGGACACCGAGAGCGGCCTGCACAGCCCCGCCTTCCTGCCCGGTGACGCCGCCGTGGGCGCGGTCGCGGAGGCGCTGCTGGCCGGCTACCTGGCCGCCTCCTCGGGCACCGCGGCCATCCGGCCCTGCCGCCACCGGGCGCCCGGGGGATGA
- a CDS encoding phosphodiester glycosidase family protein, whose translation MQTLRLLAAAALVLGPMAISAPAQADPTPPAEDTLETASSYQASSTLLAPTAAAPERLETAKKTRPVAPGISLTSFDTYDALGWLRADAVTADLGGAKADYVFSGEVSKTEPLSGPAKRSRAVAAVNGDFFDINNSGAAQGIGVQNGALIQSPVAGHENAVAVTGDGVGRVLKMYFEGTATPSGGAPVKLTQFNQIIQRDGVGLFTPLWGSYNRARAVEGATSVAEVVLVDGVVTEVRTSAGTGPIPAGTTILLGRDAGAAALAALKAGDKVDVAYQPKPSDGSSVKAAVGGNWVLVKDGVVQNSTDPAAHPRTAVGFSADGRKMYLLTVDGRQADSRGVTLNELAAMMKDLGAANALNLDGGGSSTMLAREPGSADVQVENSPSDGGERHVPNGLALYAPEGSGRLKGFWLETASDPAKAPGVGPVAGGRPERVFPGLTRRLTAAGYDETYGPAAGTPSWRANPAVHGVIRDGKFHALLPGTTTVTASRGNAKGTIELTVLQPLERLGTTADRLGMPGEGGTATFGVVGYDRNGNSAPIEPGDLTLDYDRNLFEVTAADHGSFTVKAKQATGSGLITAKVGRISTAVPVTVGFESKPVADFEDAATWTFAAARATGSLSAAPGQSGGGLKLSYDFTTSTATRAAYASPPQQIVVEGQPQAFGLWINSTGKGEWPSLEFYDALGQSQILRGPYMTWTGWKYVEFTVPPGVNYPLKLRRFYVAETKADVKYTNEILIDGLVAKVPPSVSAPEAPRKADPVVRSEVSTMPWRFAVMSDAQFVARNPDSDLVRNARRTLQEIKAAQPDFLVINGDLVDEASPEDFALAKKILDEELGGTVKYHYIPGNHEVMGGKIDNFKAVFGDTYQTFDHKGTRFITLDTSRLTLRGGGYDQVARLRSLLDSAAGDGSIGSVAVLFHVPPRDPTPGKGSQLGDRKEAALVEGWLADFQRTTGKGAAFIGAHVGTFHAEHVDAVPYFINGNSGKNPATAPEDGGFTGWSLWGVDPVTRTEAEHVRRNWFADAPDWIGTQVRPHVDGLTLTAPATVAVGAPAPVTAAVEQASRTVPAAYPVSATWSGSPNLHVGTRRTAKPWHVAVLDPESGTLTALRPGQVTVAVTVSGVTKQAQVALTAKAAA comes from the coding sequence GTGCAGACCCTCCGATTGCTGGCCGCCGCCGCGCTCGTGTTAGGCCCCATGGCCATCAGCGCGCCGGCACAGGCCGATCCCACCCCTCCCGCAGAGGACACGCTGGAGACGGCGTCGTCCTACCAGGCCTCCTCCACGCTGCTCGCCCCCACCGCCGCGGCGCCCGAGCGGCTGGAGACCGCCAAGAAGACCCGGCCGGTGGCGCCGGGCATCTCGCTGACCTCGTTCGACACCTATGACGCGCTCGGCTGGCTGCGCGCGGACGCCGTCACCGCCGACCTGGGCGGTGCGAAGGCGGACTACGTCTTCTCCGGCGAGGTGTCGAAGACCGAGCCGCTGTCCGGGCCCGCCAAGCGCTCGCGGGCCGTCGCGGCCGTCAACGGCGACTTCTTCGACATCAACAACTCCGGCGCCGCGCAGGGCATCGGCGTGCAGAACGGCGCGCTGATCCAGTCGCCGGTCGCCGGCCACGAGAACGCCGTCGCGGTCACCGGCGACGGGGTCGGCCGCGTGCTGAAGATGTACTTCGAGGGCACCGCCACCCCGTCCGGCGGCGCGCCGGTCAAGCTCACCCAGTTCAACCAGATCATCCAGCGCGACGGCGTGGGCCTGTTCACGCCGCTGTGGGGCTCCTACAACCGGGCCCGCGCGGTCGAGGGGGCCACCTCCGTCGCCGAGGTCGTGCTGGTGGACGGGGTCGTCACCGAGGTACGCACCTCCGCCGGCACCGGCCCGATCCCCGCCGGCACCACGATCCTGCTCGGCCGGGACGCCGGGGCCGCCGCCCTGGCCGCGCTCAAGGCCGGCGACAAGGTGGACGTGGCCTACCAGCCCAAGCCTTCTGACGGCAGCTCGGTGAAGGCCGCCGTGGGCGGCAACTGGGTGCTGGTCAAGGACGGCGTCGTGCAGAACTCGACCGACCCGGCCGCGCACCCGCGCACCGCCGTCGGCTTCTCGGCGGACGGCAGGAAGATGTACCTGCTGACCGTGGACGGCCGCCAGGCCGACAGCCGCGGCGTCACGCTGAACGAGCTGGCCGCGATGATGAAGGACCTCGGCGCCGCCAACGCGCTCAACCTCGACGGCGGCGGCTCCTCCACCATGCTGGCCCGCGAGCCCGGCTCCGCCGACGTGCAGGTGGAGAACAGCCCCTCCGACGGCGGCGAGCGCCACGTGCCCAACGGCCTGGCGCTCTACGCGCCCGAGGGCAGCGGCAGGCTCAAGGGCTTCTGGCTGGAGACCGCGAGCGACCCCGCCAAGGCGCCCGGCGTCGGGCCCGTCGCCGGTGGCCGTCCCGAGCGGGTCTTCCCCGGCCTGACCAGGCGGCTGACCGCCGCCGGCTACGACGAGACGTACGGCCCCGCCGCCGGCACCCCGTCCTGGCGGGCGAACCCGGCCGTGCACGGCGTCATCCGTGACGGGAAGTTCCACGCCCTGCTGCCCGGCACCACCACCGTCACCGCCTCGCGCGGCAACGCCAAGGGCACCATCGAGCTGACCGTGCTGCAGCCGCTGGAGCGGCTCGGCACCACCGCCGACCGGCTCGGCATGCCCGGCGAGGGCGGCACCGCCACGTTCGGCGTGGTCGGCTACGACCGCAACGGCAACTCCGCGCCCATCGAGCCCGGCGACCTCACGCTCGACTACGACCGGAACCTGTTCGAGGTCACCGCGGCCGACCACGGCTCCTTCACCGTCAAGGCGAAGCAGGCCACCGGCTCCGGCCTGATCACCGCCAAGGTCGGCAGGATCAGCACCGCGGTGCCGGTGACGGTCGGGTTCGAGTCCAAGCCGGTCGCCGACTTCGAGGACGCGGCCACGTGGACGTTCGCCGCCGCCCGCGCCACCGGCTCGCTGTCGGCCGCGCCCGGGCAGAGCGGGGGCGGGCTCAAGCTGTCGTACGACTTCACCACCTCCACCGCCACCCGGGCCGCGTACGCCAGCCCGCCCCAGCAGATCGTGGTCGAGGGGCAGCCGCAGGCGTTCGGGTTGTGGATCAACTCCACCGGCAAGGGGGAGTGGCCGAGCCTGGAGTTCTACGACGCGCTCGGGCAGTCGCAGATCCTGCGCGGCCCCTACATGACGTGGACCGGCTGGAAGTACGTCGAGTTCACCGTGCCGCCGGGCGTGAACTACCCGCTCAAGCTGCGGCGCTTCTACGTGGCCGAGACGAAGGCCGACGTGAAGTACACCAACGAGATCCTCATCGACGGGCTGGTCGCCAAGGTGCCGCCGTCGGTCTCGGCCCCGGAGGCGCCCAGGAAGGCGGACCCCGTGGTCAGGAGCGAGGTCTCCACGATGCCGTGGCGGTTCGCGGTCATGTCGGACGCGCAGTTCGTGGCCAGGAACCCGGACAGCGACCTGGTCAGGAACGCGCGCCGCACCCTCCAGGAGATCAAGGCGGCCCAGCCGGACTTCCTGGTGATCAACGGTGACCTGGTGGACGAGGCGTCGCCGGAGGACTTCGCGCTGGCGAAGAAGATCCTCGACGAAGAGCTCGGCGGAACGGTGAAATATCACTACATTCCGGGCAACCATGAGGTCATGGGCGGCAAGATCGACAACTTCAAGGCCGTCTTCGGGGACACGTACCAGACCTTCGACCACAAGGGCACCCGCTTCATCACCCTGGACACCTCCCGCCTCACCCTCAGGGGCGGCGGCTACGACCAGGTGGCGCGGCTCCGGTCCCTGCTGGACTCGGCGGCCGGGGACGGCTCGATCGGGTCCGTCGCCGTGCTGTTCCACGTGCCGCCGCGCGACCCCACGCCCGGCAAGGGCAGCCAGCTCGGCGACCGCAAGGAGGCCGCGCTCGTCGAGGGCTGGCTGGCCGACTTCCAGCGCACCACCGGCAAGGGCGCCGCGTTCATCGGCGCGCACGTGGGGACCTTCCACGCCGAGCACGTGGACGCGGTGCCGTACTTCATCAACGGCAACTCCGGCAAGAACCCCGCCACCGCCCCCGAGGACGGCGGGTTCACCGGATGGTCGCTGTGGGGCGTGGACCCCGTGACGCGGACCGAGGCCGAGCACGTCAGGCGGAACTGGTTCGCCGACGCGCCCGACTGGATCGGCACGCAGGTGCGGCCGCACGTGGACGGCCTCACGCTCACCGCCCCGGCCACGGTCGCGGTCGGCGCGCCCGCCCCGGTGACGGCGGCGGTCGAGCAGGCCTCCCGTACGGTGCCCGCCGCCTACCCGGTGTCGGCCACCTGGTCCGGCTCGCCGAACCTGCACGTCGGCACCCGCAGGACCGCCAAGCCCTGGCACGTCGCCGTGCTCGACCCCGAGTCCGGCACGCTGACGGCGCTGCGGCCCGGACAGGTGACGGTGGCCGTCACGGTCAGCGGCGTCACGAAGCAGGCGCAGGTGGCGCTGACCGCCAAGGCAGCCGCCTGA
- a CDS encoding glycoside hydrolase family 2 TIM barrel-domain containing protein produces the protein MDLETFTPASGRLEPRAALRSDAPSLDLNGTWRFRLSPTAGVPDDFARPDYDDTGWDDLPVPSHWVLQGHGAPAYTNVSFPIPIDPPHVPDENPTGDYRRAFDLPEGWTGGRLRFDGVESFARIWLNGHELGFTTGSRLPAEYDAAPYLRPGRNVLAVRVHQWSAATYLEDQDMWWLPGIFRDVTLTRSTADVFVHASYQDGRGTLSFEGTGTLSVPELGIDGLEPGAEITVDVEPWTAETPRLYEAVVTCPGETVRVRVGFRTISIVDGVLLANGRPLLLKGVNRHEFHPERGRAVPYETMREDVLLMKRHNVNAVRTSHYPPHPDFLDLCDELGLWVIDECDLETHGFGQVGWRANPTDDPRYADALLDRMRRMVERDKNHPSIIMWSLGNEAGVGRNLALMSAWTRDRDPSRPLHYEGDRSCEHTDVYSRMYASHAEVEAIGRREEDPLDDPELDARRRAMPFMQCEYAHAMGNGPGGLAEYQELFERYPRLAGGFIWEWIDHGLAHPTHEYAYGGDYGEPVHDGNFVIDGLVFPDRTPSPGLLDLKKVFEPVRFEFGDGVVRVVNHYGFTDLSHLRFTATVQAEGETIAEHPLDVPAAGGECKLPEPADGPNGERWLTVRAVLAEDLPWAPAGHEVAWGQALLARPEPREHVATEAFTHTGTGSGTGRAFRRGGELTVGGCVFDAATGRLVRLFGTEVEGPRLDLWRAPTDNDRAAGLEARWRALGLHRLTHRVDDISTGDGLTVRTRVAPADTDLGMVATYRWTFDGGLRLLLDIEPEGDWRDPIPRLGVTMSLPGPAVDRVTWFGLGPGEVYPDTGMAARVGRWSATVESMQTPYVYPQENGHRADVRWAELGGFRVSGEPVFGLTVRRWSALELAAARHRPDLVAGERVYVHLDLAHQGIGTATCGPGPLPAYDLRARRATLRVRFAQP, from the coding sequence ATGGACCTCGAAACTTTCACCCCCGCTTCCGGCCGTCTCGAACCCAGGGCGGCACTCCGCTCCGACGCCCCCTCCCTCGACCTCAACGGCACGTGGCGCTTCCGCCTCTCGCCCACCGCAGGCGTCCCCGACGACTTCGCCCGCCCCGACTACGACGACACGGGCTGGGACGACCTCCCGGTCCCGTCGCACTGGGTCCTGCAAGGGCACGGTGCCCCCGCCTACACCAACGTCTCCTTCCCCATCCCCATCGACCCGCCCCACGTCCCCGACGAGAACCCGACCGGCGACTACCGCCGCGCCTTCGACCTGCCCGAGGGCTGGACGGGCGGGCGGCTGCGGTTCGACGGGGTGGAGTCGTTCGCCCGGATCTGGCTCAACGGGCACGAGCTGGGCTTCACGACCGGCAGCCGGCTGCCCGCCGAGTACGACGCCGCCCCGTACCTGCGCCCCGGCCGCAACGTGCTGGCCGTGCGCGTGCACCAGTGGTCGGCCGCCACCTACCTGGAGGACCAGGACATGTGGTGGCTGCCCGGCATCTTCCGCGACGTCACGCTCACCCGGTCCACCGCCGACGTCTTCGTCCACGCCTCCTACCAGGACGGCCGCGGCACCCTCAGCTTCGAGGGCACCGGCACGCTCAGCGTCCCCGAGCTCGGCATCGACGGCCTGGAGCCCGGCGCCGAGATCACCGTGGACGTCGAGCCGTGGACGGCGGAGACCCCGCGCCTGTACGAGGCCGTGGTGACCTGCCCCGGCGAGACGGTACGGGTGCGCGTCGGCTTCCGCACGATCTCCATCGTGGACGGCGTGCTGCTGGCCAACGGCCGCCCGCTGCTGCTCAAGGGCGTCAACCGGCACGAGTTCCACCCGGAGCGCGGGCGGGCGGTGCCGTACGAGACGATGCGCGAGGACGTGCTGCTCATGAAGCGGCACAACGTCAACGCCGTCAGGACCAGCCACTACCCGCCCCACCCGGACTTCCTCGACCTGTGCGACGAGCTGGGCCTGTGGGTGATCGACGAGTGCGACCTGGAGACCCACGGCTTCGGCCAGGTCGGCTGGCGCGCCAACCCCACCGACGACCCCCGCTACGCCGACGCGCTGCTCGACCGCATGCGCCGCATGGTCGAACGCGACAAGAACCACCCCAGCATCATCATGTGGTCCCTCGGCAACGAGGCCGGCGTGGGCCGCAACCTGGCCCTCATGTCCGCCTGGACCCGCGATCGCGACCCGTCCAGGCCGCTGCACTACGAGGGCGACCGCTCGTGCGAGCACACGGACGTCTACTCCCGCATGTACGCCTCCCACGCCGAGGTCGAGGCCATCGGCAGGCGCGAGGAGGACCCGCTCGACGACCCCGAGCTGGACGCGCGGCGGCGGGCGATGCCGTTCATGCAGTGCGAGTACGCCCACGCCATGGGCAACGGGCCCGGCGGGCTGGCCGAGTACCAGGAGCTGTTCGAGCGGTATCCGCGGCTGGCCGGCGGGTTCATCTGGGAGTGGATCGATCACGGGCTGGCGCATCCCACCCATGAGTACGCGTACGGCGGCGACTACGGCGAGCCCGTGCACGACGGGAACTTCGTCATCGACGGCCTCGTCTTCCCCGACCGGACACCGTCGCCCGGGCTGCTCGACCTGAAGAAGGTGTTCGAGCCGGTCCGGTTCGAGTTCGGTGACGGGGTGGTGCGCGTCGTCAACCACTACGGCTTCACGGACCTGTCGCACCTGCGGTTCACGGCGACCGTGCAGGCCGAGGGGGAGACGATCGCCGAGCATCCGCTCGACGTGCCCGCGGCGGGCGGCGAGTGCAAGCTGCCCGAGCCGGCGGACGGGCCGAACGGGGAGCGCTGGCTCACCGTACGGGCGGTGCTGGCCGAGGATCTGCCGTGGGCGCCGGCCGGGCACGAGGTGGCCTGGGGGCAGGCGCTGCTGGCCCGTCCCGAGCCCAGGGAGCACGTCGCGACCGAGGCATTCACCCACACGGGCACTGGCAGCGGCACCGGCAGGGCCTTCCGTCGAGGTGGGGAGCTGACCGTCGGCGGGTGCGTGTTCGACGCGGCGACGGGGCGGCTCGTGCGGCTGTTCGGGACGGAGGTGGAGGGGCCGCGGCTCGACCTGTGGCGGGCCCCCACCGACAACGACCGCGCCGCCGGCCTCGAGGCCCGCTGGCGCGCGCTCGGCCTGCACCGGCTCACCCACCGGGTGGACGACATCTCGACCGGCGACGGCCTGACCGTACGGACCAGGGTCGCGCCGGCGGACACCGACCTCGGGATGGTGGCGACGTACCGGTGGACCTTCGACGGCGGGCTCCGGCTGCTGCTGGACATCGAGCCGGAGGGCGACTGGCGCGACCCGATCCCGCGGCTCGGCGTGACGATGTCGCTGCCGGGTCCGGCAGTGGACCGGGTGACGTGGTTCGGGCTCGGGCCGGGCGAGGTGTACCCGGACACGGGCATGGCCGCCCGGGTGGGGCGGTGGTCGGCCACGGTGGAGTCGATGCAGACGCCGTACGTGTACCCGCAGGAGAACGGGCACCGCGCTGACGTGCGGTGGGCCGAGCTGGGCGGCTTCCGGGTGTCGGGCGAGCCGGTGTTCGGGCTTACTGTGCGGCGGTGGAGCGCCCTGGAGCTGGCCGCCGCCCGTCACCGGCCCGACCTGGTGGCGGGGGAGCGGGTGTACGTCCACCTGGACCTCGCCCACCAGGGCATCGGCACGGCCACCTGCGGTCCGGGCCCCCTGCCCGCCTACGACCTGAGGGCCCGCCGCGCCACCCTCCGCGTCCGCTTCGCCCAGCCCTGA